A genomic stretch from Fusarium musae strain F31 chromosome 9, whole genome shotgun sequence includes:
- a CDS encoding hypothetical protein (EggNog:ENOG41) produces MTVSQNNETASHNEDRFDEKAEVAAVENAISSPVGHVPPIEIQARFPLLRDLSQTQMDALNKKVRSKVDWHMMPCVTLMFLMNYLDRINVSNARLAGLQEDLGMTDTVWNAGISTFYVGYLIGQLPGNLLMAKTNPKFFLPTIMLMWSAGTICMPAMTNGVGFCVVRFFIGLMEAPFFPGLTLMTSSWYTKEESPFRMAIWHAGNTISNIISGFLAAGILEHMDGIAGLHAWQWFFLIEGIVSIIVAVVSFFVLPSWPNDTKFLDEQEREMAQYRILVSNGGIDEKVGGTWDGVRDAVKDPFTWYFCLMHFALVTAQSFKDFLPSIMNTFGFNKMTTYLIQAPPYALAYISACLIAWSCGHFMESTYHIVIPIILSAAGCGILIGTINVAARYVGIVLLVCGTYNGLNLQLSWETTVVPAPRAKKAALIAIANCISQVSHWFSPYFYPRSQEPFYRMAGGLLLLGCALTVLSAFLVRWRAQKLNKKLDEQEGWTPNSGVERGWRYKY; encoded by the exons ATGACTGTTTCGCAGAACAACGAGACCGCCTCTCACAACGAGGACCGCTTCGATGAGAAGGCAGAGGTCGCGGCTGTTGAGAACGCCATCTCTTCGCCAGTCGGACATGTTCCCCCCATTGAGATCCAAGCTCGTTTCCCGCTCCTGCGGGATCTCTCGCAGACGCAGATGGATGCGTTGAACAAAAAAGTTCGCAGTAAGGTTGATTGGCATATGATGCCTTGTGTCACCctcatgttcttgatgaa CTACCTCGATCGCATCAACGTCTCCAACGCTCGACTCGCTGGTCTGCAGGAAGATCTTGGCATGACTGATACCGTTTGGAACGCGGGTATTTCGACTTTCTACGTCGGCTACCTCATTGGTCAATTGCCCGGTAATCtcctcatggccaagacGAACCCCAAGTTCTTCCTGCCTACCATCATGCTCATGTGGAGTGCGGGTACAATCTGCATGCCCGCCATGACCAATGGTGTTGGATTCTGTGTCGTTCGCTTCTTCATTGGTTTGATGGAGGCCCCGTTCTTCCCTGGTCTGACGCTCATGACTTCGTCTTGGTACACCAAGGAGGAATCGCCCTTCCGCATGGCTATCTGGCACGCTGGTaacaccatctccaacatcatctctgGTTTCTTGGCTGCTGGTATTCTGGAGCATATGGATGGAATCGCTGGCTTGCACGCTTGGCAATGGTTCTTCCTCATTGAGGGTATCGTCTCCATCATCGTTGCTGTCGTCTCTTTCTTCGTTCTCCCGTCTTGGCCCAACGACACCAAGTTCCTCGATGAGCAAGAGCGTGAGATGGCTCAGTACCGAATTCTCGTTTCCAACGGTGGTATCGATGAGAAGGTTGGTGGTACTTGGGATGGTGTTCGTGACGCTGTCAAGGATCCCTTCACCTGGTACTTCTGCCTCATGCACTTTGCCCTAGTCACTGCTCAGAGCTTCAAGGATTTCCTGCCTTCT ATCATGAACACCTTTGGCTTCAACAAGATGACCACCTACCTCATCCAGGCTCCTCCCTACGCCCTCGCCTACATCTCCGCCTGTCTCATCGCCTGGTCTTGCGGCCACTTCATGGAATCAACATATCATATCGTCATCCCTATTATCCTCTCAGCAGCCGGCTGCGGTATCCTCATCGGCACCATCAACGTCGCCGCTCGATACGTCGGTATCGTGCTCCTCGTCTGCGGTACCTACAACGGTCTCAACTTGCAACTCTCCTGGGAAACCACCGTCGTCCCTGCTCCTCgtgccaagaaggccgctcttatcgccatcgccaactGCATCAGCCAGGTTAGCCACTGGTTCAGCCCTTACTTCTATCCCCGAAGCCAGGAGCCTTTCTACCGCATGGCTGGtggtcttctccttctcggctGTGCCTTGACTGTTCTCTCGGCTTTCCTTGTTCGATGGAGGGctcagaagctcaacaagaagcttgatgagcaGGAGGGATGGACTCCTAACTCTGGTGTCGAGCGTGGCTGGCGATATAAGTATTAG